Proteins encoded together in one Dechloromonas sp. HYN0024 window:
- the ribH gene encoding 6,7-dimethyl-8-ribityllumazine synthase — MSRFDNIFEFDNNLDGSGLRVGIVMSRFNLPVCEALLSSCVAELKRLGVADADMSIANVPGALEIPLVLQTMAQSGSFDALVALGAVIRGDTYHFEVVSNDACRAIMEVQLDTGIPIANGILTCDTDEQAEVRTQPKGSDCAQAAVEMANLQKALLQ; from the coding sequence ATGTCCCGTTTCGACAATATCTTTGAATTCGACAACAACCTCGACGGCAGCGGTCTGCGTGTTGGCATCGTCATGAGCCGCTTCAACCTGCCCGTCTGCGAAGCCCTGCTTTCGTCGTGCGTCGCTGAACTGAAGCGCCTCGGCGTCGCCGATGCCGACATGAGCATCGCCAATGTCCCCGGCGCCCTCGAAATTCCCCTGGTCCTGCAAACCATGGCGCAAAGTGGCAGTTTCGACGCGCTGGTCGCCCTCGGTGCGGTCATTCGCGGCGACACCTACCATTTCGAAGTCGTTTCCAATGACGCCTGCCGCGCCATCATGGAAGTCCAGCTCGACACCGGCATCCCCATTGCCAACGGCATCCTCACCTGCGATACCGACGAGCAGGCCGAAGTCCGCACCCAACCCAAGGGCAGCGACTGCGCCCAGGCCGCCGTCGAAATGGCCAATCTCCAGAAAGCCCTGCTCCAATGA
- the ribBA gene encoding bifunctional 3,4-dihydroxy-2-butanone-4-phosphate synthase/GTP cyclohydrolase II: MPPHPTIASTAEIVAELKAGRMVILVDEEDRENEGDLVMAAEHITPDAINFMAKHGRGLICLTLTEARCRKLGLVQMAKNNKTQYGTAFTVSIEAAEGVTTGISAADRARTIQVAVAKGTTIDDIVQPGHVFPITAREGGVLVRAGHTEAGCDLAGMAGLEPSSVICEIMNDDGTMARLPELMDFAQTHGLKIGTIADLIHYRAASETLVKRVTSKTISTAHGDFTMHAYVDQASGATHLALVKGNIAAGEETLVRVHEPLSVLDFLDPASKRQAFSIDEAQAALTQFGHGVIVLMHRPEDGEALLARLTGTAPSAPTKWDPRTYGIGAQILRDLGVSRMRLLSSPRKMPSMTGFGLEVTGFVTTPAEL, translated from the coding sequence ATGCCACCCCATCCCACCATTGCCAGCACCGCCGAGATCGTTGCCGAACTCAAGGCCGGCCGCATGGTCATCCTGGTCGATGAAGAAGACCGTGAAAACGAGGGCGACCTTGTCATGGCCGCCGAACACATCACGCCCGATGCCATCAATTTCATGGCCAAGCATGGTCGCGGCCTGATCTGCCTGACGCTGACCGAAGCCCGCTGCCGCAAGCTTGGCCTGGTTCAGATGGCGAAGAACAACAAGACCCAGTACGGCACCGCCTTCACCGTTTCCATCGAAGCCGCCGAAGGCGTCACCACCGGCATCTCCGCGGCAGACCGGGCGCGCACCATCCAGGTCGCCGTGGCCAAGGGCACGACCATCGACGATATCGTCCAGCCCGGTCACGTCTTTCCCATCACCGCCCGCGAAGGCGGCGTGCTGGTCCGCGCCGGTCACACCGAAGCCGGCTGCGACCTGGCTGGAATGGCCGGTCTGGAGCCGTCCTCGGTAATCTGCGAAATCATGAACGACGACGGCACCATGGCCCGCCTCCCGGAACTGATGGATTTCGCCCAGACCCACGGCCTGAAGATCGGCACCATCGCCGACCTCATCCATTACCGTGCCGCCTCCGAAACCCTGGTCAAGCGAGTCACCAGCAAGACGATCAGCACCGCCCACGGCGATTTCACCATGCACGCCTATGTCGACCAGGCGAGTGGGGCAACCCACCTGGCCCTGGTCAAGGGCAACATCGCCGCCGGCGAGGAAACCCTGGTCCGCGTGCATGAGCCGCTGTCGGTACTCGACTTCCTTGATCCGGCCAGCAAGCGCCAGGCTTTTTCCATCGACGAAGCGCAAGCGGCCCTGACCCAGTTCGGTCACGGCGTCATCGTCCTCATGCACCGTCCGGAAGATGGCGAAGCCCTGCTTGCCCGCCTCACCGGCACGGCGCCGAGCGCCCCGACCAAATGGGATCCCCGGACCTACGGCATCGGTGCCCAGATCCTGCGCGACCTCGGCGTTTCCCGCATGCGCCTGCTCTCCAGCCCGCGCAAGATGCCCTCCATGACCGGCTTTGGCCTTGAAGTTACCGGTTTCGTCACCACGCCAGCGGAGTTGTAA
- a CDS encoding ATP-binding protein translates to MRRSQPAPVGRERPADALDLAMQVVNASPVVFFRWSASPGRPVTFISENVVQWGYQASDLVAGNPAFGDLIHPDDQPRIAAEIARQEVSAATGYDLEYRLLTAQSKVIWVADRTRVVRDADGRPAFFDGVLTDISERKQQQQELSDALKQQKQLNKRLEEANNQLMQSEKMASIGQLAAGVAHELNNPIGFVHSNLGTLDGYIHDLLAIIDGYDRMLARSGEASLYEDSIRQLKEQHDFAFLKDDIFNLLAESKDGLGRVRKIVLDLKNFSRVGEQEWQEADLHEGIDSTLNIVWNELKYKAKVIKEYGDIPHLFCLISQLNQVFMNLLVNAGHAIETQGTITIRTFRQDADTVCIEISDTGKGIAPEHMTRIFEPFFTTKPVGKGTGLGLSLSYGIVQRHGGRLEVDSVLGRGATFRVLLPINPAQKAAIQNPEISS, encoded by the coding sequence ATGCGCCGTAGTCAGCCGGCACCGGTAGGCCGGGAACGTCCGGCCGACGCGCTCGACCTGGCCATGCAGGTAGTCAATGCCAGCCCGGTGGTCTTCTTCCGCTGGTCAGCCAGCCCCGGCCGGCCGGTGACCTTTATCTCGGAGAATGTCGTGCAGTGGGGCTATCAGGCCAGCGACCTGGTCGCCGGCAACCCCGCCTTTGGCGATCTGATCCACCCCGACGACCAGCCCCGGATTGCCGCCGAAATAGCCCGCCAAGAGGTCTCCGCAGCGACTGGATACGACCTCGAATATCGCTTGCTGACCGCACAGAGCAAGGTGATCTGGGTCGCTGACCGGACCCGCGTGGTGCGCGACGCCGATGGCCGCCCGGCATTTTTCGACGGTGTTCTCACCGACATCAGCGAGCGCAAACAGCAGCAGCAAGAACTCAGCGACGCCCTGAAACAACAGAAGCAACTCAACAAGCGCCTGGAAGAAGCCAACAACCAGTTGATGCAATCTGAAAAAATGGCCTCGATCGGTCAGCTGGCGGCTGGCGTGGCCCACGAACTCAATAATCCGATCGGCTTTGTCCATTCCAACCTGGGGACACTGGACGGCTACATCCACGACCTCCTGGCCATCATCGACGGCTACGACCGGATGCTCGCCCGATCCGGCGAAGCCAGTCTCTACGAAGACTCCATCCGGCAACTGAAGGAACAGCACGACTTCGCCTTCCTCAAGGACGACATTTTCAACCTTCTTGCCGAATCCAAGGATGGCCTTGGCCGCGTACGCAAGATCGTGCTCGACCTCAAGAACTTCTCGCGGGTTGGCGAACAGGAGTGGCAGGAAGCAGATCTCCACGAAGGCATTGACTCGACCCTCAACATCGTCTGGAACGAGCTCAAGTACAAGGCCAAGGTGATCAAGGAATATGGCGACATTCCCCATTTGTTCTGCCTCATTTCACAGCTCAACCAGGTTTTCATGAACCTTCTGGTCAATGCCGGACACGCCATTGAAACGCAGGGCACGATCACCATTCGCACCTTCCGCCAGGATGCCGACACGGTCTGCATTGAAATCAGCGACACCGGTAAAGGCATTGCCCCGGAGCACATGACGCGGATTTTCGAACCCTTCTTCACGACCAAACCGGTCGGCAAGGGGACCGGCCTCGGGCTGTCACTCTCCTATGGCATAGTGCAGCGACACGGAGGACGCCTCGAGGTCGACAGCGTCCTCGGTCGGGGTGCCACTTTCCGCGTCCTCTTACCCATCAACCCAGCCCAGAAAGCTGCCATTCAAAATCCGGAGATATCTTCATGA
- the nusB gene encoding transcription antitermination factor NusB gives MTTFLSDSEHPHDVKAPPKSARRRAREFVLQGLYQWRVGGADEAAIEAYAPEMEGFAKADREFFVGTLRGVIGQGEALIEKISVHIDRPFTELSPVEACILMLGSFEMINHPETPYRVIINEAIELTKAFGGTDGHKYINGVLDKVAGVVRADEVAARKQGK, from the coding sequence ATGACCACCTTCCTCAGCGACAGCGAACATCCCCACGACGTCAAGGCACCGCCCAAGTCGGCCCGTCGCCGGGCCCGCGAGTTCGTGCTGCAAGGCCTTTATCAGTGGCGTGTCGGCGGCGCCGATGAGGCCGCCATCGAAGCCTACGCCCCGGAAATGGAAGGTTTCGCCAAGGCTGACCGCGAATTCTTCGTCGGCACCCTGCGCGGCGTCATTGGTCAGGGGGAAGCGCTGATCGAGAAGATTTCGGTGCACATCGACCGCCCGTTCACCGAACTGTCGCCCGTCGAAGCCTGTATCCTCATGCTCGGCAGCTTCGAGATGATCAACCATCCGGAAACCCCGTACCGCGTCATCATCAATGAGGCCATCGAACTGACCAAGGCCTTCGGCGGCACCGACGGCCACAAGTACATCAATGGCGTTCTCGACAAGGTCGCCGGCGTCGTCCGGGCCGACGAGGTTGCCGCCCGCAAGCAGGGCAAGTAA
- a CDS encoding EAL domain-containing protein: MSQTQRPGKPVVLIVDDVPDNLSAISEMISELGVDVRVANSGPVALRYARLDPHPDLVLLDVMMPGMDGHAVLQALRADQETHDIPVIFVTALDSPENEEQGIEEGAVDYITKPINPAVLGIRVKSQLELKRARDMMAGQKAWLEEEVARRTAENIALEARLQVALATSGFGTWEYDHAVGSNNWSPSLSRILGLDGGPSTIAASLELIHPEDRATMGLALEGGAASGDEIHVEEVRMRHADGHWVWMEVRGRILQRDAHGKPALSLGTMADISRRKMAEAEHRLSSVVFTGISDGICITDANRRILLTNQAFSKVSGYCASETYGKTPNMLQSGVHGAEFYSDMWDNINRHGKWQGEITNRRKDGELISEWLSISAVHDAAGRLSNYVGIFSDLSERHAAAERIQYLSSFDPLTKLPNRSLFADRLGQSLISAHRFNRETAVILLDLDRFRFINDTLGPPIGDGILVEVARRLNLQVRDGDTVGRRSSNEFGFVMASLGQERDAIALAQRMLDAIAEPFDVGGHSITISACIGVSVAPRDGNDIDTIMKCADAALVRAKACGQNTFRFYSPEMDADASRRLGLEAALRQALQNNELTVYYQPQISLDTGNMIGMEALLRWTTPAFGPVSPAEFIPIAEETGLILPIGEWVLRTACRQVRQWLDLGLASLRIAVNLSSRQFRQANLVGIVSQCLTETGLPAGALELEITESALIDEVDEAIIQCRALKSLGIKISLDDFGTGYSSLAYISRFPFDKIKIDQSFVRDITENPVNAAIANAAIVLARSLNLSVLAEGVETEAQASFLRSRRCDAMQGYLFSRPVPAAEFEQLLASGKRMQFNDKLQESQQTLLIVDDERNILTALTRLLRRESFNILTAQSPAEAFEHLAKQPVQVILSDQRMPEMSGTEFFARVRQLYPDTLRIVLTGYTDLESVTGAINRGAIYKFLTKPWDDDILREQIREAFRKAKETEHAP; this comes from the coding sequence ATGAGCCAGACTCAAAGACCGGGCAAGCCCGTCGTTCTGATCGTTGACGATGTGCCCGACAACCTTAGCGCCATATCCGAAATGATCAGCGAACTGGGCGTTGATGTGCGCGTCGCCAACAGCGGCCCGGTGGCCCTGCGCTACGCCCGGCTCGACCCTCACCCCGATCTGGTCCTGCTCGATGTCATGATGCCCGGCATGGACGGCCACGCCGTTCTCCAGGCCCTGCGTGCCGACCAGGAAACGCATGACATCCCGGTCATTTTCGTAACCGCCCTCGATAGTCCGGAGAACGAAGAACAGGGCATCGAGGAAGGTGCTGTCGACTACATCACCAAGCCGATCAATCCCGCCGTCCTCGGCATTCGCGTCAAGTCCCAACTGGAACTAAAGCGGGCCCGCGACATGATGGCCGGACAAAAGGCCTGGCTGGAAGAAGAAGTCGCCCGCCGGACAGCCGAAAACATCGCCCTCGAAGCCCGCCTGCAAGTCGCTCTGGCCACCTCCGGCTTCGGCACCTGGGAATACGATCACGCTGTCGGCAGCAACAACTGGAGCCCCAGCCTGTCACGCATTCTCGGCCTGGACGGGGGGCCGTCGACGATCGCCGCCAGCCTCGAACTGATCCACCCGGAAGACCGGGCGACCATGGGATTGGCCCTTGAAGGCGGGGCTGCCTCGGGTGATGAAATTCATGTTGAAGAAGTCCGCATGCGCCACGCCGATGGCCACTGGGTGTGGATGGAAGTCCGCGGCCGGATACTGCAGCGCGACGCCCACGGAAAGCCAGCCCTGAGCCTGGGCACGATGGCCGACATCAGCCGACGCAAGATGGCCGAAGCCGAACATCGCCTGTCATCGGTCGTATTCACCGGCATCAGCGATGGCATCTGCATCACCGATGCCAACCGCCGGATTTTGCTCACCAACCAGGCTTTTTCCAAGGTCAGCGGGTACTGCGCCAGCGAAACCTACGGCAAAACCCCGAACATGCTTCAGTCCGGCGTCCATGGTGCCGAGTTCTATAGTGACATGTGGGACAACATCAACCGCCATGGCAAATGGCAGGGCGAGATCACCAACCGCCGCAAGGATGGTGAACTGATCTCCGAATGGCTGAGCATTTCGGCCGTACACGATGCGGCGGGACGCCTGAGCAATTATGTCGGCATCTTCAGCGACCTTTCCGAGCGTCATGCGGCAGCCGAGCGCATCCAGTATCTTTCAAGCTTCGATCCGCTGACCAAGCTGCCCAACCGCAGCCTGTTTGCTGACCGTCTCGGGCAATCACTGATCAGCGCGCACCGCTTCAACCGGGAAACGGCGGTGATCCTGCTTGACCTTGACCGCTTCCGCTTCATCAACGACACGCTGGGCCCGCCCATTGGCGACGGCATCTTGGTCGAGGTCGCCCGCCGGCTCAATCTGCAGGTGCGCGACGGCGACACTGTCGGTCGCCGGTCGAGCAATGAATTCGGCTTCGTAATGGCCAGCCTCGGACAGGAACGGGATGCCATCGCCCTCGCCCAGCGCATGCTTGATGCCATTGCCGAGCCTTTCGACGTGGGCGGCCATTCGATCACCATCTCGGCCTGCATTGGCGTCAGCGTGGCGCCGCGCGACGGCAACGACATCGATACCATCATGAAGTGCGCCGATGCTGCCCTGGTCCGTGCCAAGGCCTGCGGGCAAAACACCTTCCGCTTCTATTCGCCGGAAATGGACGCCGACGCCAGTCGCCGCCTCGGACTGGAAGCCGCCCTGCGCCAGGCCCTGCAAAACAATGAACTGACCGTCTATTACCAGCCCCAGATCAGCCTCGACACCGGCAACATGATCGGCATGGAGGCCTTGCTGCGGTGGACCACCCCGGCATTCGGTCCGGTCTCTCCGGCCGAGTTCATCCCGATTGCCGAAGAAACCGGGCTGATCCTGCCGATCGGCGAATGGGTATTGCGCACCGCCTGCCGGCAGGTCCGCCAGTGGCTCGACCTTGGACTGGCCAGCCTGCGCATTGCGGTCAACCTCTCGTCACGCCAGTTTCGTCAGGCCAACCTGGTCGGCATAGTCAGCCAGTGCCTGACCGAGACCGGGCTGCCGGCCGGCGCACTCGAGCTCGAAATTACCGAAAGCGCCCTGATCGACGAGGTCGACGAGGCGATTATCCAGTGCCGGGCGCTGAAGTCGCTCGGCATCAAGATTTCGCTCGACGATTTTGGTACCGGCTATTCATCACTGGCCTATATCTCCCGTTTTCCCTTCGACAAGATCAAGATTGACCAAAGCTTCGTCCGCGACATCACCGAAAATCCGGTCAATGCCGCCATTGCCAACGCCGCCATCGTTCTCGCTCGCAGCCTCAATCTCTCGGTACTGGCTGAAGGCGTCGAAACCGAGGCACAGGCCAGCTTCCTGCGCAGCCGGCGGTGCGACGCCATGCAGGGTTATTTGTTCAGTCGCCCGGTGCCGGCCGCCGAATTCGAGCAATTGCTGGCCAGCGGCAAGCGCATGCAATTCAACGACAAGCTGCAGGAAAGCCAGCAGACGCTGCTCATTGTCGACGACGAACGAAACATCCTCACCGCCCTGACCCGACTGCTGCGCCGCGAGAGTTTCAACATCCTGACCGCCCAGTCGCCGGCAGAGGCCTTCGAGCATCTGGCCAAACAGCCGGTACAGGTGATCCTCTCCGACCAGCGCATGCCGGAAATGTCGGGCACCGAGTTCTTTGCCCGGGTTCGCCAGCTTTATCCGGACACCCTGCGCATTGTCCTGACCGGCTACACCGACCTCGAATCGGTAACCGGCGCGATCAATCGCGGCGCCATCTACAAGTTCCTGACCAAACCGTGGGATGACGACATTCTGCGCGAACAGATACGCGAAGCCTTCCGCAAGGCCAAGGAGACTGAGCATGCGCCGTAG
- a CDS encoding phosphatidylglycerophosphatase A gives MARRPDLKFLLAHPAHFFALGCGSGLAPKAPGTFGTLFAWATYALFHAYFSDGGLLFLLSAAYLAGIWFIDVTGRAIGDPDHGSIVWDEIVPFWLVLLLTPDTILWQLAAFALFRFFDITKPQPARYFDEHVKNGFGVMADDLVAAGYTLLALAMLKIVFA, from the coding sequence TTGGCCCGACGTCCTGACCTGAAATTCCTGCTCGCCCACCCGGCGCATTTTTTTGCCCTGGGCTGCGGCAGCGGGCTGGCCCCGAAAGCGCCGGGGACCTTCGGCACCCTGTTCGCCTGGGCGACCTACGCGCTCTTCCACGCCTATTTTTCCGATGGCGGTCTGCTCTTCCTGTTGAGCGCCGCCTACCTCGCCGGCATCTGGTTCATCGATGTCACCGGCCGGGCCATCGGCGATCCCGACCACGGCAGCATTGTCTGGGACGAAATCGTGCCCTTCTGGCTGGTCCTGCTCCTGACGCCCGATACCATCCTCTGGCAACTCGCCGCCTTCGCCCTGTTCCGCTTTTTCGACATCACCAAGCCACAACCGGCCCGCTATTTTGACGAACACGTCAAAAATGGCTTCGGCGTCATGGCTGATGATCTTGTTGCGGCTGGGTACACCCTGCTCGCCCTGGCCATGCTGAAGATCGTATTTGCCTGA
- the thiL gene encoding thiamine-phosphate kinase, giving the protein MAGEFNLIRKYFVRPTPSAILGPGDDCALVQPSPGKQLAVTTDMLVAGTHFLPDTNPRNLGWKALAVNISDLAAMGAQPRWATLAGALPAVDEAWIASFADGFFACAAEYGVDVIGGDTTKGPLNVCITAMGEVEPGRALHRDGAKAGDQIWVSGRPGLASLGLAHLQGRITLPEPWPRLCVGALEKPRPRVALGLALNGIASAAIDVSDGLLADLGHIAERSGCAAAVKLVQLPHLPKGESYDADLRRMALECQLTGGDDYELCFTAPGTQSLAIAQIAAQLELPLWNIGEMVAGAGVTVLDPDGKPVEFDRKGYDHFGPTS; this is encoded by the coding sequence ATGGCGGGCGAATTTAACCTGATCAGGAAGTATTTCGTCCGCCCCACCCCGTCGGCCATCCTCGGCCCCGGCGATGATTGCGCGCTGGTCCAGCCGAGCCCCGGCAAGCAACTGGCAGTCACCACCGACATGCTGGTCGCCGGCACCCATTTCCTGCCCGACACCAACCCCCGCAACCTCGGCTGGAAGGCGCTCGCCGTCAATATCTCCGATCTCGCCGCGATGGGTGCGCAACCACGCTGGGCAACGTTGGCCGGGGCGCTACCGGCGGTTGATGAAGCGTGGATCGCCAGCTTTGCCGACGGCTTTTTCGCCTGTGCCGCCGAATACGGGGTCGACGTCATCGGCGGCGACACGACCAAAGGCCCGCTCAACGTCTGCATTACCGCCATGGGTGAAGTCGAACCCGGCCGCGCCCTGCACCGCGACGGGGCCAAGGCCGGCGACCAGATCTGGGTATCCGGCCGCCCCGGCCTGGCCAGCCTCGGCCTCGCCCACCTTCAGGGCCGCATCACGCTGCCCGAACCATGGCCGCGCCTGTGCGTCGGGGCGCTCGAAAAGCCCCGCCCGCGCGTCGCCCTCGGCCTTGCCCTGAACGGCATTGCCAGTGCCGCCATTGATGTTTCCGACGGCCTGCTCGCCGATCTCGGCCATATTGCCGAACGCTCGGGCTGCGCGGCGGCTGTCAAACTGGTCCAGCTACCGCATCTGCCCAAGGGCGAAAGCTACGATGCCGACCTCCGCCGCATGGCCCTCGAATGCCAGCTGACCGGTGGCGACGACTACGAGCTGTGCTTTACCGCCCCCGGCACGCAAAGCCTCGCTATCGCGCAAATTGCCGCCCAACTCGAGCTGCCGCTGTGGAATATCGGCGAAATGGTCGCTGGCGCTGGCGTGACCGTCCTCGATCCGGACGGCAAGCCGGTCGAATTCGACCGCAAGGGATACGATCACTTTGGCCCGACGTCCTGA
- a CDS encoding PAS domain-containing protein produces the protein MDSAQPASLMTGRSFSIGRERMMSMRTLQPEMLHMSAPLIVGAARDVEDIFAPWQSETTHRILSFLLLASICALLLFLYQRRQQAFDRQIREKEEANLRSLFILQHFIDHFPGLAYVKDADARTLVANRGFKTLLGIDPDELIGKTTQEAFPGEFGEKISNEDREVLSTGISKVIEENLNGRDYETTKFVVDDGSGNKLLGGMTIDVTRRKDAERERQAQMIELRALNIQLANTEEGMRRLSTAVEQSPASIVITDLDARIIFVNEAFTLASGYTATEIIGQTPKILQSGQTPPETYRQMWPALLAGKVWRGEFINRRKDGSHYLELATISPVRDSSGRVTHYVAVKEDITEQRRNEAELSAHRRHLEILVEQRTHELAVARDKADSANQAKSEFLANMSHEIRTPMNAIIGLNYLLGQSPLQPEQREKLNKVSTAAQHLLQIINDILDLSKIEAGKLVLESREFSPAEVLQNVGAMIRDRASGKGLTVRIKDDGLPERAMGDVTRLRQVLLNFSSNALKFTEEGEIAIEGELLGIEGEHVNCRFTVSDTGIGIRPEDTARLFNAFEQLDSATNRRFGGTGLGLAIARHLAELMGGQVGVDSTPGVGSRFWITARLGLAHQESASPPAPATLPAKPLRGRVLVVEDDQINRDIVVELLTSIGLDVVTAENGLQAVDQYKLSGFDLILMDIQMPELNGLDATREIRALAGGDSIPIVALTANAFEEDRQRCMDAGMTDFLGKPAPPDQLYALLAKYLPSRHSQPAAAAPLPDSAAAAPAGAADLLPKLDVLAALLASGDIEATRQFTRLQAQLSQHCPAECEQLRQKIALFDFDATPPLIERIKRLIS, from the coding sequence ATGGATAGCGCCCAGCCGGCCAGCCTGATGACCGGCCGCTCATTCTCGATCGGCCGCGAGCGGATGATGTCAATGCGCACCCTGCAACCAGAGATGCTGCACATGTCGGCGCCACTGATCGTTGGCGCGGCACGCGACGTCGAGGATATTTTCGCCCCGTGGCAATCCGAGACAACCCACCGCATCCTGTCTTTTCTCCTTCTGGCCAGTATTTGCGCGCTCCTGCTATTCCTCTACCAACGCCGGCAACAAGCCTTCGATCGGCAAATCCGGGAGAAAGAGGAGGCCAACCTTCGCTCCTTGTTCATCCTTCAGCACTTCATCGACCATTTCCCCGGATTGGCTTATGTCAAGGATGCCGATGCACGCACTCTGGTCGCCAACCGGGGATTCAAAACCCTGCTCGGCATCGACCCGGACGAACTGATCGGCAAGACCACCCAGGAAGCGTTTCCCGGCGAGTTCGGCGAAAAAATCTCCAACGAAGACAGGGAAGTCCTCTCCACCGGCATCAGCAAGGTCATTGAAGAAAACCTTAACGGCCGGGATTACGAAACCACCAAATTCGTCGTCGACGATGGCAGTGGCAACAAGCTGCTGGGCGGCATGACCATCGACGTCACCCGGCGCAAGGATGCCGAACGCGAACGCCAGGCACAGATGATCGAACTGCGCGCCCTCAATATCCAGCTGGCCAATACCGAGGAAGGTATGCGCCGGCTGTCGACGGCGGTTGAGCAAAGCCCGGCCAGTATCGTGATCACCGATCTAGATGCCAGAATCATCTTCGTCAATGAGGCGTTTACCCTGGCCAGCGGCTATACGGCGACCGAGATCATCGGCCAGACCCCGAAAATTCTCCAGTCCGGCCAGACGCCACCAGAAACCTATCGGCAAATGTGGCCGGCACTACTGGCCGGCAAGGTCTGGCGCGGCGAATTCATCAACCGGCGCAAGGATGGTTCGCACTACCTCGAGCTGGCAACCATTTCTCCGGTTCGCGACAGTAGCGGACGGGTCACCCATTATGTGGCCGTCAAGGAAGACATCACGGAACAACGGCGCAATGAGGCCGAACTCTCCGCCCACCGCCGACACCTTGAAATACTGGTCGAGCAACGCACCCACGAACTCGCCGTAGCCAGAGACAAGGCCGACTCCGCCAACCAGGCCAAATCGGAATTTCTGGCCAACATGAGTCACGAAATCCGCACCCCGATGAACGCCATCATCGGCCTCAACTACCTGCTCGGGCAAAGCCCGCTGCAACCGGAACAGCGCGAAAAGCTGAACAAGGTATCGACAGCCGCGCAGCATCTGCTCCAGATCATCAACGACATTCTCGACCTGTCAAAAATTGAAGCGGGCAAGCTGGTGCTCGAAAGCCGAGAGTTTTCGCCGGCCGAAGTCCTCCAGAACGTTGGCGCGATGATTCGCGACCGGGCCAGCGGCAAGGGCCTGACCGTACGGATCAAGGACGATGGATTGCCGGAGCGGGCAATGGGCGACGTTACCCGCCTGCGTCAGGTGCTGCTCAACTTCAGCAGCAATGCACTCAAGTTCACCGAAGAGGGCGAGATCGCCATCGAAGGCGAATTGCTGGGTATTGAGGGTGAGCACGTCAACTGCCGGTTCACCGTCAGCGATACCGGCATCGGCATCCGCCCCGAAGATACCGCCCGCCTGTTCAACGCCTTCGAACAACTCGACAGCGCTACCAACCGGCGTTTTGGCGGCACCGGCCTGGGTCTGGCCATCGCCCGCCACCTCGCCGAGCTGATGGGGGGCCAAGTCGGCGTAGACAGCACACCTGGCGTCGGCAGCCGCTTCTGGATCACCGCCCGCCTGGGCCTGGCCCACCAAGAATCAGCCAGCCCACCCGCCCCGGCCACGCTGCCTGCGAAGCCGCTGCGCGGCCGTGTTCTGGTGGTCGAAGATGACCAGATCAATCGCGACATCGTCGTCGAACTGTTGACCAGTATCGGACTCGATGTCGTCACCGCCGAAAATGGTTTACAGGCCGTCGACCAGTACAAACTGTCTGGCTTTGATCTGATCCTGATGGACATCCAGATGCCGGAACTCAACGGACTGGACGCCACCCGGGAAATTCGCGCCCTCGCTGGTGGCGACTCAATCCCCATCGTGGCGCTCACGGCCAACGCCTTTGAAGAGGACAGGCAACGCTGCATGGATGCGGGAATGACCGACTTCCTCGGCAAGCCAGCCCCGCCTGACCAGTTGTATGCGCTACTTGCGAAATATCTGCCGTCCAGACATAGCCAGCCAGCCGCCGCCGCGCCATTGCCGGATAGCGCGGCAGCCGCGCCGGCCGGTGCCGCCGACCTCCTGCCCAAACTCGACGTCCTGGCGGCACTGCTAGCCAGTGGCGACATTGAGGCGACCCGCCAGTTCACCCGCCTGCAAGCCCAGCTATCCCAGCATTGTCCGGCCGAGTGCGAGCAACTGCGCCAGAAGATCGCCCTGTTCGACTTTGATGCGACACCGCCACTGATAGAAAGAATAAAAAGGCTGATAAGCTGA
- a CDS encoding type II toxin-antitoxin system HicA family toxin, giving the protein MSHKHAHLMRSIFQDPPSANIHWREIESLLHHLGAEVESAHGARFKVTLNKVEAFLHHPHNSSTCSRMDIKTIREMLTHAGVTLSSYEAG; this is encoded by the coding sequence ATGAGTCACAAGCATGCTCACCTGATGCGCAGCATTTTCCAGGACCCGCCCTCGGCCAACATCCACTGGCGGGAGATTGAGTCGCTGCTCCACCACCTCGGTGCCGAGGTCGAATCGGCCCACGGCGCACGCTTCAAGGTCACGCTCAACAAGGTTGAGGCCTTCCTCCATCACCCGCACAACAGCAGCACCTGCAGCCGCATGGATATCAAGACCATCCGCGAGATGCTGACCCATGCCGGGGTGACCCTTTCCAGCTACGAGGCGGGCTGA